From the genome of Rathayibacter sp. VKM Ac-2759, one region includes:
- a CDS encoding 1,4-dihydroxy-2-naphthoate polyprenyltransferase, with protein MKPAGVREWIGGARLRTLPLAIAPVLIGTGATQVTDEGWHWVRALLCLAVALALQIGVNYANDYSDGVRGTDANRVGPSRLTGSGAARPRTVLTVALVFFGLAGLAGLALTILSGFWWLLIVGAAAIAAAWFYTGGRRPYGYLGLGEVFVFVFFGLVATVGTTFVQIGRTNQESWLGAVAAGLFACAVLMVNNIRDIPTDRLSGKRTLAVLTGPTVSRAIYSAFVLVPFAIAVILALFYPLAWLTLFVLLAILPAILITLTARTAKELILALQLTSLGGLAYAAILGAALAF; from the coding sequence GTGAAGCCCGCCGGCGTGCGCGAATGGATCGGCGGAGCCCGGCTCAGGACCCTGCCGCTGGCGATCGCCCCCGTGCTGATCGGCACCGGAGCGACTCAGGTGACCGACGAGGGCTGGCACTGGGTGCGCGCCCTGCTCTGCCTCGCTGTCGCGCTCGCCCTGCAGATCGGCGTCAACTACGCCAACGACTACTCCGACGGCGTGCGCGGCACCGACGCGAACCGCGTCGGCCCGTCGCGGCTCACCGGCTCGGGCGCCGCGAGGCCCCGGACCGTGCTCACCGTGGCCCTGGTCTTCTTCGGCCTCGCCGGTCTGGCGGGGCTCGCGCTGACGATCCTCTCCGGATTCTGGTGGCTGCTGATCGTCGGCGCCGCCGCCATCGCCGCCGCCTGGTTCTACACGGGCGGTCGCCGGCCCTACGGCTACCTCGGCCTCGGCGAGGTCTTCGTGTTCGTGTTCTTCGGGCTGGTCGCCACGGTCGGCACGACGTTCGTGCAGATCGGCCGCACCAACCAGGAGTCGTGGCTCGGCGCGGTCGCCGCCGGCCTCTTCGCCTGCGCGGTCCTGATGGTCAACAACATCCGCGACATCCCGACCGACCGCCTGTCGGGCAAGCGGACGCTCGCCGTCCTCACCGGCCCGACCGTCTCGCGCGCGATCTACAGCGCATTCGTGCTGGTGCCGTTCGCGATCGCGGTCATCCTCGCGCTGTTCTACCCGCTCGCCTGGCTGACGCTCTTCGTCCTGCTGGCGATCCTCCCGGCGATCCTGATCACGCTGACGGCGCGCACGGCGAAGGAGCTGATCCTCGCCCTGCAGCTGACGAGCCTCGGCGGCCTCGCCTACGCCGCGATCCTGGGCGCGGCGCTGGCCTTCTGA
- a CDS encoding isochorismate synthase: MLIGTGAPPLHVDTTPLDSPVELVSRVDPRRPLLWQRGGAGLAGVGEALRLEFSGPDRLRDAADAWRALSASAVIDDPLELPGTGLVAFGAFAFSSRSSARSVLIVPRTIVGTRGGRSWVTTVSTSGGGARAEAPAATALGEEYRASLEPGAMTPDAYRAAVASAVSTIRSGSLEKVVLARDLVGRLPQGADLRRLLGGFAERYADCWTFAVDGFVGASPETLVGVDHGAITARVLAGTSARGADPSEDARIAQALLDSAKDRSEHAFAIASLLRELRPHTRSLTVSDEPFTLELPNVWHLATDVRGTLDDSSTALDLVDALHPTAAVAGTPTDRALALLEELEPFDRGRYAGPVGWIDGNGDGEWAVGLRSAEITGDGAVTAWAGAGIVADSDPASELAETRMKFRPVLDALGGAAGA, encoded by the coding sequence ATGCTCATCGGCACCGGGGCTCCTCCTCTCCACGTGGACACGACGCCCCTGGACTCCCCGGTGGAGCTCGTCTCCCGGGTCGATCCGCGGCGACCGCTGCTCTGGCAGCGCGGCGGGGCCGGTCTCGCGGGCGTCGGCGAGGCCCTGCGCCTCGAGTTCTCGGGGCCCGACCGCCTGCGCGACGCGGCCGACGCGTGGCGCGCGCTGTCCGCCTCCGCGGTGATCGACGACCCGCTCGAGCTGCCCGGCACCGGACTCGTCGCCTTCGGCGCCTTCGCGTTCTCGAGCCGGTCGTCGGCGCGCAGCGTGCTGATCGTGCCGCGCACGATCGTCGGCACCCGGGGCGGGCGCTCCTGGGTCACTACGGTCTCGACGAGCGGAGGCGGCGCCCGCGCGGAGGCGCCCGCCGCGACTGCGCTCGGCGAGGAGTACCGCGCGAGCCTCGAACCGGGTGCCATGACCCCGGACGCCTACCGGGCCGCCGTGGCGTCGGCCGTGAGCACCATCCGCTCGGGGTCGCTCGAGAAGGTGGTCCTCGCCCGTGATCTCGTGGGCCGGCTCCCCCAAGGCGCCGATCTCCGCCGCCTCCTCGGCGGCTTCGCGGAGCGCTACGCCGACTGCTGGACCTTCGCGGTCGACGGCTTCGTCGGCGCGAGCCCCGAGACGCTCGTCGGCGTCGACCACGGCGCGATCACCGCGCGCGTGCTCGCGGGTACCAGCGCTCGGGGAGCGGACCCCTCGGAGGACGCGCGCATCGCGCAGGCGCTCCTCGACAGCGCGAAGGACCGCTCCGAGCACGCCTTCGCCATCGCCAGCCTGCTCCGGGAGCTCCGGCCGCACACGCGCTCGCTGACGGTGAGCGACGAGCCGTTCACGCTGGAGCTGCCCAACGTCTGGCACCTCGCGACCGACGTCCGCGGGACCCTCGACGACTCCTCCACCGCACTCGACCTCGTCGACGCTCTGCACCCCACCGCCGCCGTCGCGGGCACCCCCACCGACCGGGCGCTCGCGCTGCTCGAGGAGCTGGAGCCCTTCGACCGCGGCCGCTACGCCGGTCCGGTGGGCTGGATCGACGGCAACGGCGACGGCGAGTGGGCCGTGGGCCTGCGCAGCGCCGAGATCACCGGCGACGGCGCGGTGACGGCGTGGGCGGGAGCGGGCATCGTCGCCGACAGCGACCCCGCCTCCGAGCTCGCCGAGACGCGGATGAAGTTCCGCCCGGTGCTGGACGCCCTGGGCGGTGCCGCCGGCGCCTGA
- a CDS encoding 1,4-dihydroxy-2-naphthoyl-CoA synthase, with translation MSTQVSELFDARRWAPVAGFDGLEDITYHHDPSGRIARVAFDRPEVRNAFRPRTVDELFRALEDARTNPRIGVVILTGNGPSPRDGGWAFCSGGDQRIRGRDGYRYSDGETAEGIDAARNGRLHILEVQRLIRFMPKVVIAAVPGWAAGGGHSLHVVCDLTIASAEHGRFKQTDADVGSFDAGYGSAYFARQIGQKNAREVFFLAREYSAQRAYEMGAVNAVVPHAELEPTAIEWAETILTKSPTAIRMLKYAFNAVDDGLVGQQLFAGETTRLAYGTDEAVEGRDSFLEKREPDWSPFPWQF, from the coding sequence ATGAGCACGCAGGTTTCCGAGCTGTTCGACGCGCGCCGCTGGGCGCCGGTCGCCGGCTTCGACGGTCTCGAGGACATCACCTACCACCACGACCCCAGCGGCCGCATCGCCCGGGTCGCGTTCGACCGCCCGGAGGTGCGCAACGCGTTCCGCCCGCGCACGGTCGACGAGCTCTTCCGCGCCCTCGAGGACGCGCGCACGAACCCGCGGATCGGCGTCGTGATCCTCACCGGCAACGGCCCCAGCCCGCGCGACGGCGGCTGGGCGTTCTGCTCCGGGGGCGACCAGCGCATCCGGGGCCGCGACGGCTACCGCTACTCCGACGGCGAGACGGCCGAGGGCATCGACGCCGCGCGCAACGGCCGCCTGCACATCCTCGAGGTCCAGCGGCTCATCCGCTTCATGCCCAAGGTCGTCATCGCCGCCGTGCCCGGCTGGGCGGCCGGAGGCGGTCACTCGCTGCACGTGGTCTGCGACCTGACGATCGCCTCGGCCGAGCACGGGCGCTTCAAGCAGACCGACGCCGACGTGGGCTCGTTCGACGCGGGCTACGGATCGGCGTACTTCGCCCGTCAGATCGGGCAGAAGAACGCCCGCGAGGTGTTCTTCCTCGCCCGCGAGTACTCGGCGCAGCGCGCCTACGAGATGGGCGCCGTCAACGCGGTCGTCCCGCACGCCGAGCTCGAGCCGACGGCGATCGAGTGGGCCGAGACGATCCTCACCAAGTCGCCGACGGCGATCCGGATGCTGAAGTACGCCTTCAACGCGGTCGACGACGGCCTGGTCGGCCAGCAGCTCTTCGCCGGCGAGACCACGCGCCTCGCCTACGGCACCGACGAGGCCGTGGAGGGGCGCGACTCCTTCCTCGAGAAGCGCGAGCCCGACTGGTCGCCGTTCCCGTGGCAGTTCTGA
- a CDS encoding PLDc N-terminal domain-containing protein: MIRLVIGLLVALAVFTVYSVIDVALSNRRAVRAIPKWSWLIVVLLLPLIGAGLWFWIGRPRKQHPETRRFTAPDDDPDFLGTLRQERDPEKEREQAERIAQLERDLADLDEPGETDGSGRRDA, from the coding sequence ATGATCCGCCTCGTCATCGGCCTGCTCGTGGCCCTCGCCGTCTTCACGGTCTACTCCGTGATCGACGTCGCTCTGAGCAACCGGCGCGCGGTGCGGGCGATCCCGAAGTGGTCGTGGCTGATCGTGGTCCTCCTCCTGCCGCTGATCGGCGCCGGACTGTGGTTCTGGATCGGCCGTCCGCGCAAGCAGCACCCCGAGACCCGCCGCTTCACGGCCCCCGACGACGACCCCGACTTCCTCGGCACGCTCCGCCAGGAGCGCGACCCCGAGAAGGAGCGCGAGCAGGCCGAGCGCATCGCCCAGCTCGAGCGCGATCTCGCCGACCTCGACGAGCCGGGGGAGACCGACGGCTCCGGTCGCCGGGATGCCTGA
- the menD gene encoding 2-succinyl-5-enolpyruvyl-6-hydroxy-3-cyclohexene-1-carboxylic-acid synthase codes for MPESPTVAPSTRFAVDLLTRFVALGVTDVVVAPGSRSQALALVAAELETRGSIRLHVRVDERSAGFLALGLALESGRPAVVVTTSGTATANLHPAVLEADASDVPLIVLTADRPDELRGIRSNQTTDQRELFGRAVRLFEDVPAPDPDSRPGTASALAERAVAAALRPGGPVHLNLAFRDPLSSRLPEFDDPERGALEPSPAEPESATVCAGPDEPLTVVIAGDKAGAEAEAIARAGDWPLLAEVSSGARFGPQLVVAWRRLLAEPEFGGRIRRAIVLGHPTLSREVPELLRRDDVEVIVVDHGRREFYNPGRRARRVGAVEVSRGPASPRPERAERAWAGSWVFASRALLEATDPDAIDEVPDGGTMSVEDRRGYARNALAAVRAPLTREFVVSAVWRVTWPHDRLLFGASRLIRVADATLPGKKLTVHANRGLAGIDGTVSTAVGIATVSQATERGSGGVTRVILGDLTLLHEAGGLLLAPGERRPRVQLVVVNDGGGTIFDGLEVASSSAPDAFDRVQFTPQSVDLESLARAYGWSHRRVETRGELEQALTSPGDGPGIVEIPLSR; via the coding sequence ATGCCTGAGAGCCCCACGGTCGCCCCCTCCACCCGCTTCGCGGTCGACCTCCTCACCCGCTTCGTCGCGCTCGGAGTCACCGACGTCGTCGTCGCTCCCGGGTCGCGCTCGCAGGCGCTCGCCCTCGTCGCGGCCGAGCTCGAGACGCGCGGGAGCATCCGCCTGCACGTGCGGGTCGACGAGCGCTCGGCCGGGTTCCTCGCACTCGGGCTCGCGCTCGAGTCGGGCCGGCCGGCCGTCGTCGTGACCACCTCGGGCACGGCCACGGCCAACCTGCACCCCGCCGTCCTCGAGGCCGATGCCTCGGACGTGCCGCTGATCGTGCTGACCGCCGATCGGCCGGACGAGCTGCGCGGCATCCGCTCGAACCAGACCACCGATCAGCGCGAGCTGTTCGGGCGCGCCGTCCGCCTCTTCGAGGACGTCCCGGCGCCCGACCCCGACTCCCGCCCCGGCACCGCCTCCGCGCTGGCCGAGCGCGCCGTCGCCGCCGCGCTCCGACCCGGCGGGCCCGTGCACCTCAACCTCGCGTTCCGCGATCCGCTCTCGTCGCGACTCCCCGAGTTCGACGACCCGGAGCGTGGCGCGCTCGAGCCGTCCCCGGCGGAGCCGGAGTCGGCGACCGTCTGCGCGGGCCCCGACGAGCCGCTGACCGTCGTCATCGCCGGCGACAAGGCCGGGGCCGAGGCCGAGGCGATCGCCCGCGCGGGCGACTGGCCGCTGCTCGCCGAGGTCTCCTCCGGCGCCCGCTTCGGCCCGCAGCTCGTGGTCGCGTGGCGGCGGCTGCTCGCCGAGCCCGAGTTCGGCGGGCGGATCCGGCGCGCGATCGTCCTCGGTCATCCCACGCTCTCCCGCGAGGTGCCCGAGCTGCTGCGCCGCGACGACGTCGAGGTGATCGTGGTCGACCACGGCCGCCGCGAGTTCTACAACCCCGGCCGTCGCGCCCGCCGCGTCGGCGCCGTCGAGGTGTCCCGGGGCCCCGCATCGCCGCGCCCGGAGCGGGCGGAGCGCGCCTGGGCCGGGTCGTGGGTGTTCGCGAGCCGCGCCCTGCTCGAGGCGACCGATCCCGATGCGATCGACGAGGTCCCCGACGGCGGGACGATGTCGGTCGAGGACCGCCGCGGCTACGCCCGCAACGCGCTCGCCGCGGTGCGCGCACCCCTCACCCGAGAGTTCGTCGTCTCGGCGGTCTGGCGGGTCACCTGGCCGCACGACCGGCTGCTGTTCGGCGCCTCGCGCCTCATCCGCGTGGCCGACGCGACCCTCCCCGGCAAGAAGCTGACGGTGCACGCGAACCGCGGCCTCGCGGGCATCGACGGCACGGTCTCGACCGCGGTCGGCATCGCGACGGTGTCCCAGGCGACCGAGCGAGGCTCCGGAGGCGTGACCCGCGTGATCCTGGGCGACCTGACCCTGCTCCACGAGGCGGGCGGCCTGCTGCTCGCGCCCGGCGAGCGGCGCCCCCGCGTGCAGCTCGTCGTCGTGAACGACGGCGGCGGCACCATCTTCGACGGCCTCGAGGTCGCATCCAGCTCGGCGCCCGACGCCTTCGACCGCGTGCAGTTCACCCCGCAGTCCGTCGATCTCGAGTCGCTCGCGCGCGCCTACGGCTGGAGCCACCGGCGCGTCGAGACCCGCGGCGAGCTCGAGCAGGCGCTCACGTCTCCGGGAGACGGCCCCGGCATCGTCGAGATCCCGCTGAGCCGCTGA
- a CDS encoding glycoside hydrolase family 15 protein translates to MAEHRATRPLRDYAAIGDGRTVALIARDGSVDWMPVPDLGSVPAFAALIDGRSGGCIELAPVEPAEVSREYLRDTNVLQTTFTTESGSVTVTDALVTGIAGRLPWAELARRVDGVSGEVRMRWAVRPGTGLGTMSPWIQNADGRSLIRVGDITIGVTGDGHGPDNHDAPSGAGDELTGSFTVSAGKSRHVLVVSATHDEPLHFPDATNVDRGIDRTIRSWQDWSEEFSYDGPWSDAVQRSALALKLLIYSPTGAIAAAATTSLPESPNGGKNWDYRFAWVRDAAYTAHALVRFGLREETHAALSWLLRTIKEHGPDLHIFYGLDGSLPTGLTEYDVPGWGGIGPVVAGNGAQDQLQLGVFGDLFDICRIYVDEGNVLDIQTGQLLSRVADTTCDLWRNRDAGMWELEEEQHYTSSKMGCWQALDAAVHLAELGQVPGSADRWRFERDRLRDWIEENCWSEDLGAYVMYPGTEELDASVLLHAPSGYERGERMISTIDALVGELCRGSLMFRYSGMEGEEHPFVACSFWLASALACVGRHDEAIELMDELIATIPNDVGIMSEMVAVDDLAFWGNLPQGLSHLALINAAITIEELAPEKIGER, encoded by the coding sequence ATGGCCGAGCATCGAGCGACACGACCCCTGCGCGACTACGCGGCGATCGGCGACGGGAGGACCGTGGCCCTGATCGCCCGGGACGGCAGCGTCGACTGGATGCCCGTGCCCGATCTCGGCTCGGTTCCCGCGTTCGCCGCGCTCATCGACGGGCGCTCCGGCGGCTGCATCGAGCTGGCCCCGGTCGAGCCGGCCGAGGTGTCGCGCGAGTACCTCCGCGACACCAATGTGCTGCAGACGACCTTCACGACCGAGTCCGGCTCGGTCACCGTCACCGACGCGCTCGTCACCGGGATCGCCGGCCGCCTCCCGTGGGCCGAGCTGGCGCGCCGCGTCGACGGCGTCTCGGGCGAGGTCCGGATGCGCTGGGCCGTGCGCCCGGGGACAGGTCTCGGCACCATGTCGCCGTGGATCCAGAACGCCGACGGCCGCTCGCTGATCCGCGTCGGCGACATCACGATCGGCGTGACCGGAGACGGCCACGGGCCGGACAACCACGACGCCCCCTCCGGGGCCGGCGACGAGCTCACCGGATCGTTCACGGTCTCGGCGGGGAAGAGCCGCCACGTGCTCGTGGTGTCGGCCACCCACGACGAACCGCTGCACTTCCCCGACGCCACGAACGTCGACCGCGGCATCGACCGCACCATCCGCAGCTGGCAGGACTGGTCGGAGGAGTTCTCGTACGACGGCCCCTGGTCCGACGCGGTCCAGCGCAGCGCCCTCGCGCTCAAGCTGCTGATCTACTCGCCCACCGGGGCGATCGCGGCGGCCGCGACCACCTCGCTCCCGGAGTCGCCCAACGGCGGCAAGAACTGGGACTACCGCTTCGCCTGGGTGCGCGACGCGGCGTACACCGCCCACGCGCTGGTCCGCTTCGGCCTGCGGGAGGAGACCCACGCCGCTCTCTCGTGGCTCCTGCGCACGATCAAGGAGCACGGGCCCGACCTGCACATCTTCTACGGGCTCGACGGCTCGCTGCCGACCGGCCTCACGGAGTACGACGTGCCGGGCTGGGGCGGCATCGGGCCGGTGGTCGCGGGCAACGGCGCCCAGGACCAGCTGCAGCTCGGCGTCTTCGGCGATCTCTTCGACATCTGCCGCATCTACGTCGACGAGGGCAACGTCCTCGACATCCAGACCGGGCAGCTGCTCTCCCGCGTCGCCGACACGACCTGCGACCTCTGGCGCAACCGCGACGCGGGCATGTGGGAGCTCGAGGAGGAGCAGCACTACACCTCCTCGAAGATGGGCTGCTGGCAGGCGCTCGATGCCGCCGTGCACCTCGCCGAGCTGGGCCAGGTGCCGGGCAGCGCCGACCGCTGGCGCTTCGAGCGCGACCGCCTCCGCGACTGGATCGAGGAGAACTGCTGGTCCGAGGACCTCGGCGCCTACGTGATGTACCCGGGGACCGAGGAGCTCGACGCCTCCGTCCTGCTGCACGCTCCGAGCGGCTACGAGCGCGGCGAGCGGATGATCTCGACGATCGACGCCCTGGTCGGCGAGCTCTGCCGCGGGTCGCTGATGTTCCGCTACTCCGGGATGGAGGGCGAGGAGCACCCGTTCGTCGCCTGCTCCTTCTGGCTGGCCTCCGCTCTGGCGTGCGTGGGCCGGCACGACGAGGCGATCGAGCTGATGGACGAGCTGATCGCGACCATCCCGAACGACGTGGGCATCATGTCCGAGATGGTCGCCGTGGACGACCTCGCGTTCTGGGGGAACCTGCCGCAGGGCCTCAGCCACCTCGCCCTGATCAACGCCGCGATCACGATCGAGGAGCTCGCTCCCGAGAAGATCGGCGAGCGCTAG
- a CDS encoding AMP-binding protein, which produces MTRPLIEVDPAPEAVLIALRAALDGSGPAVRIAAPGAPPAESGTVPQRVAVVVETSGSSGPPKRVALSTSALLTSASAALAELGGPGRWLLCLPTHYVAGVQVLVRSLTADADPVLLPAGTFDAAAFFDAARTMPAGERRYSSLVPVQLARLLDRAEQDADDAATLRSFDALLIGGQSTPQALRERAAALGARIRLTYGSSETAGGCVYDGVPLQGVQVRVDDGQVLLGGPTLAVGYLDSDGALDDERSALAFVTDGGRRWYRTGDSGVLVDGRLSVTGRLDRVLVSGGEKVSLDALEAVLREGGLADAVAVRRPDERWGEVPVVVTAEAPPALADLRAAVVERLGRAAAPAAIVSVPAIPLLASGKPDWRALEQAVLDS; this is translated from the coding sequence GTGACCCGCCCGCTGATCGAGGTCGACCCCGCTCCGGAGGCGGTCCTCATCGCCCTGCGCGCGGCGCTGGACGGGAGCGGACCGGCCGTGCGCATCGCCGCTCCCGGCGCACCGCCCGCGGAAAGCGGCACGGTCCCGCAGCGGGTCGCCGTCGTCGTCGAGACCTCCGGATCCTCCGGCCCGCCCAAGCGCGTCGCGCTCTCGACCTCGGCGCTGCTCACCAGCGCCTCCGCGGCGCTCGCCGAGCTGGGCGGACCCGGCCGCTGGCTCCTCTGCCTCCCGACGCACTACGTCGCCGGGGTGCAGGTGCTGGTGCGCTCGCTCACCGCCGACGCCGACCCGGTGCTGCTGCCGGCGGGCACCTTCGACGCCGCCGCGTTCTTCGACGCCGCCCGCACGATGCCCGCGGGGGAGCGCCGCTACTCCTCGCTCGTCCCCGTGCAGCTCGCCCGGCTGCTCGACCGGGCCGAGCAGGACGCGGACGACGCCGCGACCCTCCGCTCGTTCGACGCCCTGCTGATCGGCGGGCAGTCGACGCCGCAGGCACTCCGCGAGCGGGCGGCGGCGCTCGGTGCGCGCATCCGGCTCACCTACGGCTCGAGCGAGACCGCCGGCGGCTGCGTCTACGACGGCGTCCCGCTCCAGGGCGTGCAGGTGCGCGTCGACGACGGCCAGGTGCTCCTCGGCGGTCCGACTCTCGCCGTGGGCTACCTCGACTCCGACGGCGCTCTCGACGACGAGCGCAGCGCCCTCGCCTTCGTGACGGACGGCGGCCGGCGCTGGTATCGCACCGGCGACTCCGGAGTGCTCGTCGACGGCCGGCTGAGCGTCACCGGCCGCCTCGACCGCGTCCTCGTCTCGGGCGGCGAGAAGGTCTCGCTCGACGCCCTCGAGGCCGTGCTGCGCGAGGGGGGCCTCGCCGACGCGGTCGCCGTCCGCCGACCGGACGAGCGCTGGGGCGAGGTGCCGGTCGTGGTGACCGCGGAGGCGCCTCCCGCGCTCGCCGATCTGCGCGCGGCCGTCGTCGAGCGGCTCGGGCGGGCCGCGGCACCCGCGGCGATCGTCTCCGTGCCCGCGATCCCCCTGCTCGCGTCGGGCAAGCCCGACTGGCGGGCGCTCGAGCAGGCGGTCCTGGATTCCTGA
- a CDS encoding demethylmenaquinone methyltransferase: MTKADLTKRPDEVAAMFDTVAPAYDLTNTVLSVGNDHLWRIATTRAVNPAAGERILDVAAGTGTSSASLARSGASVVAADFSRGMISVGRRRHADDERIEFVHADAMDLPFEDDSFDAVTISFGLRNVAEPTTAIAEFFRVVKPGGRVVICEFSTPPAKPLAAAYDLYLSKVMPAVVRLASSNDPAYDYLGESIRAWPDQKVVASWLRDAGFERVAYRNLTAGIVALHRGVKPITSGR, translated from the coding sequence GTGACTAAGGCAGACCTCACCAAGCGACCCGACGAGGTCGCAGCCATGTTCGACACGGTGGCGCCCGCTTACGACCTGACGAACACCGTGCTCTCGGTCGGCAACGACCACCTCTGGCGCATCGCCACCACGCGCGCCGTGAACCCGGCCGCCGGCGAGCGCATCCTCGACGTCGCCGCGGGCACGGGCACGTCGAGCGCCTCGCTCGCGCGCTCCGGTGCGAGCGTCGTCGCCGCCGACTTCTCGCGCGGGATGATCTCGGTCGGCCGCCGCCGTCACGCCGACGACGAGCGCATCGAGTTCGTGCACGCCGACGCGATGGACCTGCCGTTCGAGGACGACTCGTTCGACGCCGTCACCATCTCGTTCGGCCTCCGCAACGTCGCCGAGCCCACGACGGCGATCGCCGAGTTCTTCCGCGTCGTCAAGCCGGGCGGACGCGTCGTGATCTGCGAGTTCTCGACCCCGCCCGCGAAGCCCCTCGCCGCGGCCTACGACCTCTACCTCTCGAAGGTGATGCCGGCCGTCGTGCGGCTCGCCTCCTCCAACGACCCGGCCTACGACTACCTGGGCGAGTCGATCAGGGCCTGGCCCGACCAGAAGGTCGTCGCCTCCTGGCTCCGCGACGCCGGCTTCGAGCGCGTCGCGTACCGCAACCTCACCGCGGGGATCGTCGCCCTGCACCGCGGCGTCAAGCCGATCACCTCCGGCCGATGA
- a CDS encoding DUF4229 domain-containing protein: MKLSRAVVVYSLLRLAMFAAVFVLVYLPSRTFLDSELTAAVTAGIVAAVASMSLSYIVLRKPRERIAEAIYERRKDVPRKATDDDIEDAALDAARDER, from the coding sequence GTGAAACTGAGCCGCGCGGTCGTCGTCTACTCGCTCCTGCGTCTGGCGATGTTCGCCGCCGTCTTCGTGCTGGTGTACCTGCCGTCCCGCACGTTCCTCGACTCCGAGCTCACCGCAGCCGTCACCGCGGGCATCGTCGCGGCCGTCGCGAGCATGTCGCTCTCGTACATCGTGCTGCGCAAGCCCCGCGAGCGCATCGCGGAGGCGATCTACGAGCGCCGCAAGGACGTCCCGCGCAAGGCCACCGACGACGACATCGAGGACGCCGCGCTCGACGCCGCCCGCGACGAGCGCTGA
- a CDS encoding DNA starvation/stationary phase protection protein produces the protein MTTTLERHTEAPAGSGAKTSRRQNAEKGFKASKELLDSLQIVLVDLIELHVQGKQAHWNVVGKNFRDLHLQLDEIIEAAREFSDDVAERMRALHGIPDGRSDTVAATTTLPEYPHGEIDTAETVDLVTIRLENTAATMREVHDTVDEEDPTSADLLHAIIQSLEQYAWMVSAENRRTSTAK, from the coding sequence ATGACCACCACCCTCGAACGCCACACCGAAGCCCCCGCCGGCTCCGGCGCCAAGACCAGCCGCCGCCAGAACGCCGAGAAGGGCTTCAAGGCCTCCAAGGAGCTGCTCGACAGCCTCCAGATCGTCCTCGTCGACCTGATCGAGCTGCACGTCCAGGGCAAGCAGGCCCACTGGAACGTCGTCGGCAAGAACTTCCGCGACCTCCACCTCCAGCTCGACGAGATCATCGAGGCCGCCCGCGAGTTCAGCGACGACGTCGCCGAGCGGATGCGCGCCCTGCACGGCATCCCGGACGGACGCAGCGACACCGTCGCCGCGACCACGACGCTGCCCGAGTACCCGCACGGCGAGATCGACACCGCCGAGACGGTCGACCTCGTGACCATCCGCCTCGAGAACACCGCGGCGACCATGCGCGAGGTGCACGACACCGTCGACGAGGAGGACCCGACCAGCGCGGACCTGCTCCACGCGATCATCCAGAGCCTCGAGCAGTACGCCTGGATGGTGTCGGCCGAGAACCGCCGCACCTCCACCGCGAAGTAA